One window from the genome of Diabrotica virgifera virgifera chromosome 6, PGI_DIABVI_V3a encodes:
- the LOC126886635 gene encoding tigger transposable element-derived protein 4-like produces the protein MPRNYKRVTEKASWREEELQGALRAIQNGMSLRKAAIKFSIPKSTLHERLKNGTAPSGPSLGRKPVFSVEAENALAVQIKKLAKVFYGITPQEVRRCAFGFAQSNNIRVPFNQERKMAGKDWERGFISRHNITLRKPEATSINRITAFSRNEVTIFFNNLSRLMEKYAFSPNKIYNCDETGVTTVQRPPKIYAEKGQKRVGFVTSWERGKTTTAVCAVNATGTYIPPMFIFARQRMASHLQRNGPPGALYTCSKNGWITEDIFLTWLQHFQAFVKASKEDPVLLIMDNHSTHCTLQAYNFCRDNGIAVLTIPPHSSHRLQPLYVSFYFPLKTAFNSECSKYLTSHPGEKITPSEIAELFNLAFSRVATPEKAIKGFKETGIFPYNPDVFTDEDFAPAETFQSTVSDALQEPTQAEKLLKTNETTPEKNSSVNETELKNVSFAEIIPLPSCSHENVVKRQNKANKQHSIVFTSTPLKEELEKKEEKKNKKTTIKSDKAKRNVFMTQEGSTLRQKSKRTKIALNYKICEEGESEIEDDDDVRDKNITEDICILCGEFGKNSELWLRCVYCGHWAHKACSNSPKDKKFICDFCL, from the coding sequence TGCTATACAGAATGGTATGTCGTTAAGAAAAGCtgcaataaaattttcaattccAAAATCTACGTTACACGAACGACTTAAAAATGGCACTGCCCCTTCTGGACCTTCCTTGGGCCGAAAGCCAGTTTTTTCAGTTGAAGCCGAAAATGCACTTGCTGTTCAAATTAAGAAGCTGGCAAAAGTTTTTTATGGAATAACTCCCCAGGAAGTACGAAGATGTGCTTTTGGATTTGCACAATCAAACAACATCCGAGTCCCCTTTAATCAAGAAAGAAAAATGGCTGGTAAAGACTGGGAAAGGGGCTTCATATCTCGTCACAATATTACGTTAAGGAAACCAGAAGCAACCAGCATTAACAGAATTACAGCTTTTAGTCGCAATGAAGttaccattttttttaacaatttatcCAGACTTatggaaaaatatgcattttcacccaataaaatttataattgcgATGAAACTGGGGTCACTACCGTACAACGCCCACCAAAAATATATGCAGAAAAAGGTCAGAAGCGTGTTGGATTTGTTACAAGCTGGGAAAGGGGGAAAACAACCACAGCGGTGTGTGCCGTCAACGCTACAGGAACCTATATACCTCCCATGTTTATATTTGCACGCCAAAGAATGGCGTCCCATCTTCAACGAAACGGTCCCCCAGGTGCCCTTTACACATGCTCAAAAAATGGGTGGATTACAGAGGACATATTTCTTACTTGGTTACAACATTTTCAAGCATTTGTAAAAGCATCCAAAGAAGATCCAGTTCTTTTAATCATGGACAATCATAGCACTCACTGCACGTTACAAGCATATAATTTTTGTAGAGATAACGGTATTGCTGTTCTGACAATCCCTCCACATTCATCACATCGCCTTCAGCCACTCTATGTGAGCTTTTACTTTCCTCTAAAGACCGCATTCAACTCTGAATGTTCCAAATATTTGACCAGCCATCCAGGGGAGAAAATCACGCCTAGTGAGATTGCTGAATTATTTAATTTAGCATTTAGTAGAGTGGCAACCCCGGAAAAGGCTATCAAGGGATTTAAAGAGACAGGTATTTTCCCCTACAACCCTGACGTATTCACAGATGAAGATTTTGCTCCTGCAGAAACCTTTCAATCCACTGTTTCTGATGCACTTCAAGAACCTACCCAAGCAGAAAAACTACTCAAAACAAATGAGACTACCCCTGAAAAAAATAGTAGTGTGAATGAGACAGAACTAAAAAATGTTTCCTTTGCCGAGATAATTCCTCTACCATCTTGTTCTCACGAAAATGTTGTAAAGAGACAAAATAAGGCAAACAAGCAACACTCTATTGTATTTACGTCAACACCGCTAAAAGAAGAGctagaaaaaaaagaagagaagaaaaataaaaagacaACAATCAAATCAGATAAGGCTAAAAGAAATGTATTTATGACACAGGAGGGGTCTACATTAAGACAAAAATCAAAGCGAACAAAAATTGCCTTAAACTATAAAatatgtgaagaaggagaaagtGAGATAGAGGATGATGACGATGTTAGGGACAAGAACATTACCGAAGACATTTGCATTTTGTGTGGAGAATTTGGCAAGAACAGTGAACTTTGGCTAAGATGTGTGTATTGTGGTCATTGGGCACACAAGGCATGTTCTAACTCTCCaaaagacaaaaaatttatttgcgACTTTTGTTTGTAA
- the LOC114337463 gene encoding uncharacterized protein LOC114337463, with the protein MSIHNYEIVRELDKENNNDTRSFKVKEKSTGHYYLCYVIDFQYLNKQQCAIMEETIKVRSTLVHPHLLNFHELIRDVKSSLLYVLVQYCRHGSLRNLVDVALRENSRICEEFLCRVIYQIALFIKTNHTLINLNIENIFFDEEYNVKLFNFNVTTKSKITKSSVLGIMLFEICSLSKFRKNNFETELKNCINIYSKDFLAFVTNLIKDSCDLKKIIDKILCNSTLLSKATHWHKNKLLIKIGDKNHHLQIAERNEGSHSMHIERLWEKDLLLKRKEKELQEREYKLVSKEKEIYLLEKKLKEGLKCNCNKDINDKPDLDSTYVSIGDSVIVCTTSTNTNNIKPVTFTKTVTEKRIKFKGHSPLKDIHFNRRSAKFTKTCKAASNKSMMNSEWVSCSTDTDKSSLTSQKQLFRSYEKHSKDIPYSGGPKPMQWTEENKRNAFELLRRLNSNQENIPPEVKHTNL; encoded by the coding sequence atGTCCATCCACAATTATGAAATAGTGCGTGAATTGGATAAGGAAAATAACAATGATACAAGAAGTTTCAAAGTGAAAGAAAAGTCTACCGGTCACTATTATCTGTGTTATGTAATTGATTTCCAGTACCTTAATAAGCAACAATGTGCCATAATGGAAGAAACAATCAAAGTTAGGTCAACATTGGTGCATCCCCATTTACTAAATTTCCATGAATTAATTCGAGATGTTAAATCCAGCTTACTATATGTACTAGTACAATATTGCAGGCATGGATCCCTCAGAAATCTTGTGGATGTAGCCTTAAGAGAAAATTCGCGTATTTGTGAAGAATTTTTATGTAGAGTTATTTATCAAATTGCCTTGTTTATTAAAACGAATCACACACTAATTAatttaaatatagaaaatattttctttgatgAAGAGTACAAtgttaaattgtttaattttaatgtcactacaaaatcaaaaattacaAAATCAAGTGTACTAGGAATAATGCTTTTTGAAATTTGCAGTCTTtcaaaatttaggaaaaataacTTTGAAACTGAATTAAAAAACTGTATTAATATCTATTCAAAAGATTTTTTAGCATTTGTTACAAATTTGATAAAAGATAGTTGCGATTTAAAAAAGATTATTGACAAAATTCTGTGCAATTCAACTCTTTTATCGAAAGCTACACATtggcataaaaataaattattaataaagaTAGGTGATAAAAATCATCATTTGCAAATAGCTGAAAGAAATGAGGGCAGCCATTCCATGCATATTGAAAGATTGTGGGAAAAAGATTTGCTATTGAAAAGAAAGGAAAAAGAACTACAAGAACGGGAGTATAAGCTAGTATCTAAAGAAAAGGAGATATACTTATTAGAAAAGAAACTAAAAGAGGGCTTAAAATGTAATTGCAACAAAGATATAAACGATAAACCCGATCTTGATTCAACTTATGTAAGTATTGGTGATTCTGTAATAGTTTGTACTACTTctactaatacaaacaatatCAAGCCTGTAACGTTTACAAAAACTGTGACAGAAAAACGAATAAAGTTTAAAGGTCATAGTCCTCTAAAAGACATACACTTCAATAGAAGAAGCGCAAAATTTACAAAAACTTGCAAAGCAGCCAGTAACAAAAGTATGATGAACAGTGAATGGGTTTCATGTTCTACTGATACTGATAAGTCATCGCTTACATCTCAGAAACAGTTGTTTCGCTCATACGAAAAGCATTCAAAAGATATACCATATAGTGGTGGACCTAAACCAATGCAGTGGACGGAAGAAAACAAAAGGAACGCTTTTGAATTGCTTAGGAGGCTGAACAGCAATCAAGAAAATATACCCCCTGAAGTAAAGCATACaaatttataa